One window of Saccharopolyspora phatthalungensis genomic DNA carries:
- the dnaB gene encoding replicative DNA helicase — MPDEREDPYFASEGGSGNNTFERQPPQDLAAEQSVLGGMMLSKDAIADVVEVLSPNDFYRPAHQAIYDCVLDLYGRGEPADAITVSAELERRQELLKVGGAPYLHTLIATVPTAANAGYYAEIVSEKAILRRLVEAGTRIVQLGYHGSEGAAIEEIVDRAQSAIYDVTERRASEDYHALEELLQPTMDEIDAIASRGGESQGIPTGFTDLDALTNGLHPGQMIIVAARPGVGKALALETPLPTPDGWTTMGEVAVGDYLIGADGKPTKVVAATEVMHDRPCYEVEFSDGTVITADAQHQWLTGTRASRKSAQAAAVGYNGYRNQRTFAEVRTTEEIAATLRCDTADRRLNHSVNAARALDLPERDLPIAPYVLGVWLGDGTSMSAAFTSADPEIAMYVEAEGYHAPRVRDRYYRIQPTCGLRQGQACRNEPGTVQALLRTMGVLGNKHIPAEYLRGSESQRRAILAGLLDTDGTVAPSGSVQFSVTSERLARDTYELIVGLGYRCTMTTKRVRGRTEASSTAFTLTFTTQDEVFRLNRKKLVHKERNARSPRMVGTRFITDVRLVASVPVRCVEVDSSDHLYLASRSMIPTHNSTLGLDFARSASVKHGLASVIFSLEMGRTEIVMRMLSAEARIRLGDMRGGRMTDDDWTRLARRMSEISEAPLFVDDSPNLTMMEIRAKARRLKQRHDIQLIVVDYMQLMTSGKRVESRQQEVSEFSRNLKLLAKELEVPLIAISQLNRGPEQRTDKKPQLSDLRESGSLEQDADMVILIHRPDAFERDDPRMGEADLILAKHRAGPTATITVAHQLHYSRFVDMAQE, encoded by the coding sequence GTGCCCGACGAGCGGGAGGATCCGTACTTCGCCAGCGAGGGCGGGTCCGGCAACAACACCTTCGAACGGCAGCCCCCGCAGGACCTCGCCGCGGAGCAGTCGGTCCTCGGCGGCATGATGCTGAGCAAGGACGCGATCGCCGACGTCGTCGAGGTGTTGAGTCCCAACGACTTCTACCGGCCCGCGCACCAGGCGATCTACGACTGCGTTCTCGACCTCTACGGGCGCGGTGAACCGGCGGACGCGATCACCGTGTCGGCCGAGCTGGAGCGCCGCCAGGAACTGCTCAAGGTCGGCGGCGCACCGTATCTACACACCCTGATCGCCACCGTGCCCACGGCCGCGAACGCCGGTTATTACGCGGAAATCGTTTCGGAGAAGGCGATCCTGCGCCGCCTGGTGGAGGCGGGTACCCGGATCGTGCAGCTCGGCTACCACGGCTCCGAGGGCGCGGCGATCGAAGAGATCGTCGACCGCGCCCAGTCCGCGATCTACGACGTGACGGAGCGCCGGGCCAGCGAGGACTACCACGCCCTCGAAGAACTCCTCCAGCCGACGATGGACGAGATCGACGCCATCGCCTCCCGAGGGGGAGAATCCCAAGGCATCCCAACGGGCTTCACCGACCTGGACGCCTTGACCAACGGCCTCCACCCAGGGCAAATGATCATCGTCGCGGCCCGACCAGGTGTGGGCAAGGCGCTGGCGCTCGAAACACCGCTGCCGACCCCGGATGGCTGGACCACGATGGGTGAGGTCGCGGTCGGCGACTACCTGATCGGCGCGGACGGCAAACCGACCAAGGTCGTCGCGGCAACCGAGGTTATGCACGACCGGCCCTGCTACGAGGTCGAGTTCTCCGATGGCACGGTCATCACTGCCGATGCCCAACACCAGTGGTTGACCGGCACCCGGGCATCGCGGAAGTCGGCGCAAGCCGCTGCGGTCGGATACAACGGCTACCGCAACCAGCGAACCTTCGCGGAAGTGCGGACGACCGAGGAAATCGCGGCGACCCTGCGCTGCGACACGGCCGATCGACGGCTCAACCACTCGGTGAACGCCGCACGGGCGCTCGACTTGCCGGAGCGAGATCTCCCCATCGCGCCCTATGTGCTGGGCGTCTGGCTGGGTGATGGCACATCGATGTCGGCTGCCTTCACGAGTGCCGATCCCGAGATCGCGATGTACGTGGAAGCGGAGGGTTACCACGCTCCGCGAGTGCGTGACCGTTACTACCGGATCCAACCGACGTGCGGTCTGCGCCAGGGCCAGGCATGCCGGAATGAGCCGGGAACTGTTCAAGCCCTGCTCCGGACGATGGGAGTACTGGGCAACAAGCACATCCCGGCCGAATACCTCCGGGGTTCCGAATCCCAACGCCGTGCGATTCTCGCGGGTCTTCTCGACACCGACGGCACGGTGGCACCGAGCGGATCCGTGCAGTTCAGCGTGACGAGTGAGCGACTGGCACGCGATACGTACGAGCTCATCGTCGGCCTCGGCTATCGCTGCACCATGACGACCAAGAGGGTCCGTGGCCGAACGGAAGCGTCGTCCACGGCCTTCACGCTCACGTTTACCACGCAGGACGAGGTTTTCCGGCTGAACCGCAAGAAGTTGGTTCACAAGGAGCGCAACGCGCGTTCACCTCGGATGGTCGGCACTCGCTTCATCACTGACGTGCGGCTGGTGGCGAGCGTGCCGGTTCGGTGTGTGGAGGTGGACTCTTCGGACCACCTTTACCTGGCGAGCCGATCGATGATCCCGACCCACAACTCGACGCTCGGGTTGGACTTCGCCCGGTCGGCATCGGTGAAGCACGGGCTCGCGAGCGTCATCTTCTCGCTGGAAATGGGGCGCACCGAGATCGTCATGCGCATGCTCTCCGCCGAGGCCCGGATCCGGCTCGGCGACATGCGCGGTGGCCGGATGACCGACGACGACTGGACGCGGCTGGCGCGACGGATGAGCGAGATCAGCGAGGCGCCGCTGTTCGTCGACGACTCACCGAACCTGACGATGATGGAGATCCGCGCGAAGGCCCGGCGGCTCAAGCAGCGCCACGACATCCAGCTGATCGTCGTGGACTACATGCAGCTGATGACCTCCGGCAAGCGCGTTGAGTCCAGGCAGCAGGAGGTCTCGGAGTTCTCCCGAAACCTCAAGCTGCTCGCCAAGGAGCTCGAAGTCCCGCTGATCGCGATCTCCCAGCTCAACCGAGGCCCGGAACAGCGAACGGACAAGAAGCCCCAACTATCCGACCTGCGCGAAAGTGGTTCGCTCGAACAGGATGCCGACATGGTGATCCTGATCCACCGGCCGGATGCGTTCGAGCGAGACGATCCGCGAATGGGCGAAGCCGACCTGATCCTGGCCAAGCACCGCGCCGGTCCAACCGCAACGATCACCGTCGCCCACCAACTGCACTACAGCCGCTTCGTCGACATGGCCCAGGAATAA
- a CDS encoding VOC family protein: MDFPVLRQIVLDCTDARALAEFYRRLLGFRYRPGDEPPAPGEPDPAGQDWLVLLDADGRLRVAFQQVIELPEATWQAGPRPQQLHLDLTVPTPANLDVQHERALALGARLLRDRSDDPEEPLRVYADPAGHPFCIFVAGAT, from the coding sequence GTGGACTTTCCAGTGCTTCGGCAGATCGTCTTGGACTGCACCGATGCGCGGGCGCTGGCGGAGTTCTACCGCCGACTGCTGGGCTTCCGATACCGCCCTGGGGACGAGCCGCCGGCCCCCGGCGAGCCGGACCCGGCGGGGCAGGACTGGCTAGTGCTGCTCGACGCCGACGGTCGCCTCCGGGTGGCGTTCCAGCAGGTGATCGAGCTGCCGGAAGCGACGTGGCAGGCGGGCCCGCGCCCGCAGCAACTGCACCTCGACCTGACGGTGCCGACTCCGGCAAATCTCGACGTCCAGCACGAGCGGGCCTTGGCCCTCGGTGCCCGCCTGCTCCGCGACCGGTCCGACGATCCCGAGGAGCCTCTGCGCGTCTACGCCGACCCCGCCGGGCATCCGTTCTGCATCTTCGTGGCGGGTGCGACCTGA
- the rplI gene encoding 50S ribosomal protein L9 — protein sequence MKIILTADVTGLGESGDIVEVKDGYARNYLLPRGLAIVATKGAQKQIETIRRVQENRRVRNLEHARELKQQLQDLGAITLTAKVSSQGKLFGSITSGDVVTAVRKAGGPNLDKRTVALRGHIKSLGKHVVDVQLHPDVTAAVNVTVAGEQ from the coding sequence GTGAAGATCATTCTCACCGCTGACGTGACCGGTCTCGGCGAATCCGGCGACATCGTCGAGGTCAAGGACGGTTACGCGCGTAACTACCTGCTGCCCCGGGGCCTGGCCATCGTGGCCACCAAGGGCGCGCAGAAGCAGATCGAAACGATTCGCCGCGTGCAGGAGAACCGCCGGGTGCGCAACCTGGAGCACGCCCGCGAGTTGAAGCAGCAGCTGCAGGACCTCGGCGCGATCACGCTGACCGCGAAGGTGTCCTCGCAGGGCAAACTGTTCGGTTCGATCACCAGCGGCGACGTCGTCACCGCGGTCCGCAAGGCCGGTGGCCCGAACCTGGACAAGCGCACCGTCGCACTGCGCGGTCACATCAAGTCGCTGGGTAAGCACGTCGTCGACGTGCAGCTGCACCCGGACGTGACGGCCGCCGTCAACGTCACGGTCGCCGGCGAGCAGTGA
- a CDS encoding single-stranded DNA-binding protein, giving the protein MAGETVITVVGNLTADPELRFTPSGAAVANFTVASTPRTFDRQSGEWKDGEALFLRCNIWRQAAENVAESLTRGMRVVVQGRLRQRSFETKEGEKRTVVELEVDEIGPSLRYATAKVNKVSRGGSGFSGGGPASSPADDPWGSAPPAGSGGGFSDEPPF; this is encoded by the coding sequence ATGGCTGGTGAAACGGTAATCACGGTGGTCGGAAACCTGACCGCCGACCCGGAGCTGCGCTTCACCCCGTCCGGTGCCGCGGTCGCGAACTTCACGGTCGCCTCCACGCCCCGGACCTTCGACCGCCAGAGCGGCGAGTGGAAGGACGGCGAAGCCCTCTTCCTGCGCTGCAACATCTGGCGGCAGGCCGCGGAGAACGTGGCCGAGTCGCTGACCCGCGGCATGCGGGTCGTCGTGCAGGGCAGGCTGCGGCAGCGGTCCTTCGAGACGAAGGAAGGCGAGAAGCGCACCGTCGTCGAGCTCGAGGTCGACGAGATCGGGCCGTCCCTGCGCTACGCCACCGCCAAGGTGAACAAGGTCAGCCGCGGCGGCAGTGGCTTCAGCGGCGGGGGCCCGGCGAGCAGCCCGGCCGACGACCCGTGGGGTTCCGCCCCGCCGGCCGGTTCCGGTGGTGGGTTCAGCGACGAGCCGCCGTTCTAA
- a CDS encoding class I SAM-dependent methyltransferase, which yields MASDDRREAPTTYQELWDRTYLSREQLFSGSPNGVLVTEVPGLPPGQALDVGCGEGADALWLARRGWQVTAVDVSQVALERAARAAGGHGVAWTRADLTATAPPADAFDLVSLQYFPLPHQPDHSALRGLLAAVAPGGTLLVVGHDPAEVPPDNEHGFDPGDYYQPSEIAALLDENWTVLIDETRPRTAPAPAGTHHAHDMVLRAQRHRC from the coding sequence ATGGCTTCTGACGATCGCCGCGAGGCGCCGACGACGTACCAGGAGCTCTGGGACCGGACTTACCTAAGCCGCGAGCAGCTCTTCAGCGGCTCGCCGAACGGGGTGCTCGTCACCGAGGTGCCCGGCCTGCCGCCGGGGCAGGCGCTCGACGTGGGATGCGGCGAAGGCGCCGACGCGCTCTGGTTGGCCCGGCGCGGATGGCAGGTCACTGCGGTGGATGTTTCCCAGGTCGCGTTGGAGCGCGCTGCCCGAGCCGCAGGTGGTCACGGCGTCGCTTGGACACGCGCCGACCTGACCGCCACGGCCCCACCGGCCGACGCGTTCGACCTGGTGTCGCTGCAGTATTTTCCGCTTCCGCACCAGCCGGACCACAGCGCTTTGCGCGGCTTGCTGGCGGCAGTCGCGCCGGGCGGCACACTTCTGGTCGTCGGCCACGACCCTGCTGAGGTGCCGCCGGACAATGAGCACGGGTTCGACCCGGGTGACTACTACCAACCCAGCGAGATCGCCGCGCTCCTCGACGAAAACTGGACCGTCCTGATCGACGAAACCCGCCCGCGAACCGCTCCCGCCCCGGCGGGCACACACCACGCCCACGACATGGTCCTCCGCGCGCAGCGCCATCGGTGCTAG
- the dcd gene encoding dCTP deaminase, which translates to MLLSDRDLRKELDEGRLELDPFDAAMIQPSSIDVRLDRFFRVFDNTRYTHIDPSKQQDELTSLVETPDDDPFVLHPGEFVLGSTFESVRLPDDLAGRLEGKSSLGRLGLLTHSTAGFIDPGFTGHITLELSNVANLPITLWPGMKIGQLCLFRLSSPADFPYGSKQAGSRYQGQRGPTPSRAYLNFRRTDTRR; encoded by the coding sequence GTGTTGCTGAGTGACCGGGACCTGCGCAAAGAGCTCGACGAGGGCCGTCTCGAACTGGATCCGTTCGACGCCGCCATGATCCAGCCGTCGAGCATCGACGTCCGGCTGGATCGTTTCTTCCGGGTCTTTGACAACACCCGGTACACGCACATCGATCCGTCGAAGCAGCAGGACGAGCTGACATCGTTGGTGGAGACCCCCGACGATGATCCGTTCGTGCTGCATCCGGGCGAGTTCGTGCTCGGGTCGACCTTCGAGTCCGTGCGGTTGCCGGATGATCTGGCCGGCCGGTTGGAAGGCAAGTCGTCGTTGGGGCGGCTGGGGCTGTTGACGCATTCGACCGCCGGGTTCATCGATCCCGGGTTCACCGGTCACATCACCCTGGAGCTGTCCAACGTGGCCAACCTTCCGATCACCCTCTGGCCGGGGATGAAGATCGGACAGTTGTGCCTGTTCCGGCTGTCGAGTCCCGCAGACTTCCCTTACGGCTCGAAGCAGGCCGGGTCGCGGTACCAGGGGCAGCGCGGGCCGACGCCGTCGCGGGCGTACCTGAACTTCCGGCGCACCGACACCCGAAGGTGA
- the rpsR gene encoding 30S ribosomal protein S18, which translates to MAKAPVRKPKKKVCVFCKDKAAQIDYKDTTLLRKYISDRGKIRARRVTGNCSQHQRDVAIAVKNAREMALLPYTSTAR; encoded by the coding sequence ATGGCCAAGGCGCCCGTGCGCAAGCCGAAGAAGAAGGTCTGCGTGTTCTGCAAGGACAAGGCGGCGCAGATCGACTACAAGGACACGACGCTGCTGCGGAAGTACATTTCCGACCGCGGCAAGATCCGTGCCCGTCGCGTGACCGGCAACTGCAGCCAGCACCAGCGCGACGTCGCCATCGCGGTGAAGAACGCCCGCGAGATGGCACTGCTGCCCTACACCTCGACCGCTCGCTGA
- a CDS encoding (Fe-S)-binding protein, whose amino-acid sequence MGALQLVLGLICLAVTVVAVVLVVRTVRRMVSSIRLGQPDPTRKGPFGARFGNMVKEILGHARMLKWGHVGVAHWLVMAGFGGLSLTVLEAYFEVFYPPFHFPLLGEWSLWNLLVEFLGVTTILGGLWLIGVRQLNHPRRAGRVSRFQGSNFWQAYFVEAVVVLEGAGIMGLRAFKYSSGLFEAPVWAAPVTYAIGGVLPASTAAVSVFATFKILSAMIWVIVIASNITMGVAWHRFTAFFNIYFKREADGGVALGAVKPMMSGGKPLDFEEADPDTDVFGAGKVEDFSWKGWLDFTTCTECGRCQSQCPAWNTGKPLSPKLLVTSLREHAYAKAPYLLAGGRKDLAGDEVGITGDDAEARLAKIDALALAEAERPLIGGPEEMGIIDPDVLWSCTSCGACVEQCPVDIEHVDHIVDMRRYQVMIESNFPTELGGMFKNLENKGNPWGQNAKDRLAWTEGLDFEVPVFDGELADDVEYLFWVGCAGAFEDRAKKTTRAVAELLHRAGVGYTVLGPEETCTGDPARRAGNEFIFQMLAQQNVEVLNSVFEGRERGKRKIVATCAHCFNSLANEYSQLGGDFEVVHHTQLLNKLVREKRLVPVAPVAEDVTYHDPCYLGRHNKVYTPPRELVGAAGATFREMPRHADRSMCCGAGGARMWMEERIGKRINVERVDEALGTAPSKIATGCPFCKVMLSDGLTARQSEKIASESIEVVDVAQLLLSAVKRGEASTEDAADPAPTGS is encoded by the coding sequence ATGGGTGCCCTGCAGCTCGTCCTGGGCCTGATCTGTCTCGCCGTGACGGTGGTCGCGGTGGTGCTGGTCGTCAGGACCGTCCGGCGGATGGTGTCGTCCATCCGGCTCGGGCAACCGGACCCGACCAGGAAGGGCCCGTTCGGCGCCCGCTTCGGGAACATGGTCAAGGAGATCCTCGGCCATGCCCGGATGCTGAAGTGGGGCCACGTCGGCGTGGCGCACTGGCTGGTGATGGCCGGTTTCGGCGGGCTGAGCCTGACGGTGCTGGAGGCCTATTTCGAGGTCTTCTACCCGCCGTTTCACTTCCCGTTGCTGGGCGAGTGGTCGTTGTGGAACCTGCTGGTCGAGTTCCTTGGGGTGACCACGATCCTGGGCGGGCTGTGGCTGATCGGCGTGCGCCAGCTCAACCACCCGCGCCGGGCGGGCCGGGTCTCTCGTTTCCAGGGCTCGAACTTCTGGCAGGCCTACTTCGTGGAGGCCGTGGTGGTGCTTGAGGGCGCGGGCATCATGGGCCTGCGCGCGTTCAAGTACTCCTCGGGCCTGTTCGAGGCACCGGTGTGGGCGGCCCCGGTCACCTACGCGATCGGCGGCGTGCTGCCGGCCAGCACCGCGGCGGTGTCGGTGTTCGCCACGTTCAAGATCCTGTCCGCGATGATCTGGGTGATCGTGATCGCCTCGAACATCACGATGGGCGTGGCCTGGCACCGGTTCACCGCGTTCTTCAACATCTACTTCAAGCGCGAGGCCGACGGCGGGGTCGCGCTGGGCGCGGTGAAGCCGATGATGAGCGGCGGCAAGCCGCTGGACTTCGAGGAGGCCGACCCCGACACCGACGTTTTCGGCGCGGGCAAGGTCGAGGACTTCTCCTGGAAGGGCTGGCTGGACTTCACCACCTGCACCGAGTGCGGCCGCTGCCAGTCGCAGTGCCCGGCCTGGAACACCGGCAAGCCGCTGTCGCCGAAGCTGCTGGTCACCTCGCTGCGTGAGCATGCCTACGCCAAGGCCCCGTACCTGCTGGCCGGTGGCCGCAAGGACCTGGCCGGCGACGAAGTCGGCATCACCGGCGACGACGCCGAGGCCCGGCTGGCCAAGATCGACGCGCTGGCGCTGGCCGAGGCCGAACGGCCGCTGATCGGCGGCCCGGAAGAGATGGGCATCATCGACCCCGACGTGCTGTGGTCGTGCACCAGCTGCGGGGCGTGCGTGGAGCAGTGCCCGGTGGACATCGAGCACGTCGACCACATCGTGGACATGCGCCGTTACCAGGTGATGATCGAGTCGAACTTCCCGACCGAGCTGGGCGGGATGTTCAAGAACCTGGAGAACAAGGGCAACCCGTGGGGCCAGAACGCCAAGGACCGGCTGGCCTGGACCGAGGGCCTGGACTTCGAGGTCCCGGTGTTCGACGGTGAGCTGGCCGACGACGTGGAGTACCTGTTCTGGGTCGGCTGCGCGGGCGCGTTCGAGGACCGGGCGAAGAAGACCACCCGCGCGGTGGCCGAGCTGCTGCACCGGGCCGGGGTCGGCTACACGGTGCTCGGCCCGGAGGAGACCTGCACCGGCGACCCGGCGCGGCGCGCGGGCAACGAGTTCATCTTCCAGATGCTGGCGCAGCAGAACGTCGAGGTGCTCAACTCGGTGTTCGAGGGCCGCGAGCGCGGCAAACGCAAGATCGTCGCGACCTGTGCGCACTGCTTCAACAGCCTGGCCAACGAGTACTCGCAGCTGGGCGGCGACTTCGAGGTGGTGCACCACACCCAGCTGCTGAACAAGCTCGTGCGGGAGAAGCGGCTGGTGCCGGTCGCCCCGGTCGCCGAGGACGTCACCTACCACGACCCGTGCTACCTGGGGCGGCACAACAAGGTCTACACGCCGCCGCGGGAACTGGTCGGCGCCGCCGGCGCGACATTCCGGGAAATGCCCCGGCACGCGGACCGCTCGATGTGCTGCGGCGCTGGCGGCGCGCGGATGTGGATGGAGGAACGCATCGGCAAGCGCATCAACGTCGAGCGCGTGGACGAGGCGCTGGGCACGGCACCGTCGAAGATCGCCACCGGCTGCCCGTTCTGCAAGGTGATGCTCTCCGACGGCCTGACCGCGCGCCAGAGCGAGAAGATCGCCTCGGAGTCGATCGAGGTCGTCGACGTCGCCCAACTGCTGCTCTCGGCGGTCAAGCGCGGCGAAGCGTCCACAGAGGACGCCGCCGACCCGGCACCCACCGGCAGCTGA
- a CDS encoding DinB family protein produces the protein MSAQLDAFVEEYRSAIEATLDGLTEEQVRRQLVSSATTLLGLLKHVTWMQRVWFEECVGGTSRRELGLVQSPDESFRLSDDDTVASITAAHREACAIARTAIADLPLDAVVMGHRAGPRTLRWVYLQVLRELAHHCGHADILREQVLAD, from the coding sequence ATGAGCGCCCAGCTCGATGCATTCGTCGAGGAATATCGCAGCGCCATTGAGGCGACTCTCGACGGTCTCACCGAGGAACAGGTTCGCCGCCAGCTCGTCTCGTCGGCGACGACACTGCTAGGGCTGCTCAAGCACGTCACGTGGATGCAGCGGGTTTGGTTTGAGGAGTGCGTCGGCGGCACGTCCCGCCGGGAACTCGGCCTGGTGCAGAGTCCGGATGAATCCTTCCGACTCTCCGACGACGACACCGTCGCCTCGATCACGGCAGCCCACCGGGAAGCCTGTGCCATAGCCCGGACGGCGATCGCAGACCTGCCACTGGACGCCGTCGTGATGGGCCACCGGGCCGGACCGCGCACGCTTCGCTGGGTGTACCTGCAAGTTCTGCGGGAGCTGGCCCACCATTGCGGACACGCCGACATCCTGCGCGAACAGGTACTTGCAGACTGA
- the rpsF gene encoding 30S ribosomal protein S6: MVFMRHYEVMVILDPSMDERTVAPSLENFLNVVRNDGGTVEKVDVWGRRRLSYEIEKNAEGIYVVLDLNSEPATIKELDRQLNLNESILRTKVQRKVVEPRKAARAAKARAKASA; the protein is encoded by the coding sequence ATGGTCTTCATGCGTCATTACGAAGTCATGGTCATCCTGGACCCGAGCATGGACGAGCGCACCGTCGCTCCGTCCCTCGAGAACTTCCTCAACGTTGTCCGCAACGACGGTGGCACCGTCGAGAAGGTCGATGTCTGGGGCCGCCGGCGGCTCTCGTACGAGATCGAGAAGAACGCCGAGGGCATCTACGTCGTCCTGGACCTCAACAGCGAGCCGGCCACCATCAAGGAACTGGACCGGCAGCTGAACCTCAACGAGTCGATCCTGCGGACCAAGGTGCAGCGCAAGGTCGTGGAGCCCCGCAAGGCCGCTCGTGCCGCCAAGGCCCGCGCCAAGGCGTCTGCCTGA
- a CDS encoding DUF397 domain-containing protein: MDRLRGHAGRRDRSVPFCNCAKSPSVHPDAVAVRDSKDRDGPVLAFPAASWGAFLILLADR, from the coding sequence ATGGACCGACTGCGAGGGCACGCCGGAAGACGCGACCGATCCGTGCCGTTCTGCAACTGCGCGAAATCGCCGTCCGTCCACCCAGATGCGGTGGCGGTGCGGGATTCCAAGGATCGCGACGGGCCGGTGTTGGCGTTTCCGGCCGCTTCCTGGGGGGCTTTCCTGATCCTGTTAGCCGACCGTTGA
- a CDS encoding GrpB family protein: MAIDIAEYDASWPEQGAQASAELIDALPGLFLNVEQVGSTSVPGLAAKPVIDLMASVTRLDDVTADREAVLERLGYRPQETGMPERLFYYRNTDVGRRSHHLHIVTADTWGTRNERLFRDHLRMHPEVAAEYGELKRRVAAEEDNGLAYTKRKTELIQRAVDHERAARGLPLVPVWEE, translated from the coding sequence ATGGCCATTGATATTGCGGAGTACGACGCTTCCTGGCCCGAACAGGGAGCCCAGGCTAGCGCGGAGTTGATCGACGCACTGCCCGGGCTGTTCCTGAACGTCGAGCAGGTGGGCAGCACCTCCGTACCGGGTCTGGCCGCCAAGCCGGTGATCGATTTGATGGCGTCGGTTACGAGGCTGGACGACGTTACCGCCGACCGGGAGGCCGTGTTGGAGCGGCTGGGCTACCGGCCACAGGAGACCGGGATGCCCGAGCGGCTGTTCTACTACCGGAACACTGACGTCGGGCGGCGCAGCCACCACCTGCATATCGTTACCGCCGACACTTGGGGCACTCGTAACGAGCGGCTGTTCCGCGACCACCTGCGGATGCATCCGGAGGTGGCGGCCGAGTACGGAGAGCTGAAGCGGCGCGTCGCTGCTGAGGAAGACAACGGACTCGCCTACACCAAGCGCAAGACGGAGCTGATCCAACGCGCAGTCGACCACGAGCGTGCCGCCCGCGGCCTGCCCCTCGTGCCGGTTTGGGAGGAGTGA
- a CDS encoding MFS transporter: MLFFAASWGVVMWVLLGEMFSARIRAAALAVGTATNRIANWLGTVSVPSLRDWNLPATHFGMRRSR; the protein is encoded by the coding sequence GTGCTGTTCTTCGCCGCCTCGTGGGGCGTCGTGATGTGGGTGCTGCTGGGTGAGATGTTTTCGGCGCGCATCCGCGCGGCGGCGCTGGCGGTCGGGACCGCGACGAACCGGATCGCGAACTGGCTGGGGACGGTGAGCGTCCCCAGCCTGCGGGACTGGAACCTGCCCGCGACCCATTTCGGTATGCGGCGTTCGCGTTGA
- a CDS encoding NUDIX hydrolase, whose translation MPKRDYYNDPTAPTANSIVVAVAAFVQDDADRVLMIRRTDNDQYAIPGGAQDIGETVAQAAIRETAEETGINIEITELIGVYSDPGHVIAYDDGEVRQEFSLCFRARPIGGTPRTSSESKEVHWLNPADITTLNIGQANRLRIEHGLQQRTEPYIG comes from the coding sequence GTGCCCAAACGCGACTACTACAACGACCCCACCGCCCCGACGGCCAACAGCATCGTCGTCGCGGTCGCTGCCTTCGTCCAAGACGACGCCGACCGAGTCCTGATGATCCGCCGAACCGACAACGACCAGTACGCCATCCCCGGAGGCGCACAAGACATCGGCGAAACCGTCGCCCAGGCGGCCATCCGCGAAACCGCCGAAGAAACCGGCATCAACATCGAGATCACCGAGCTCATAGGCGTCTACTCCGACCCCGGCCACGTCATCGCCTACGACGACGGCGAAGTCCGCCAAGAGTTCTCCCTCTGCTTCCGCGCCCGCCCCATCGGCGGCACACCCCGCACCAGCAGCGAAAGCAAAGAAGTCCACTGGCTAAACCCCGCAGACATCACCACTCTCAACATCGGCCAGGCCAACCGCCTCCGCATCGAACACGGCCTCCAACAGCGCACTGAGCCCTACATCGGCTGA
- a CDS encoding methyltransferase domain-containing protein translates to MLGTFAELVRGDGGGPVTDVGCGLGNVAAHLHSLGLDVRSMDLSAEMVAVATRSHPACGSTRVR, encoded by the coding sequence ATGCTCGGTACGTTTGCCGAGCTCGTGCGGGGTGACGGGGGTGGACCGGTCACCGACGTCGGGTGCGGGCTCGGCAATGTGGCCGCACACCTGCATTCTCTTGGCTTGGACGTCCGCAGCATGGATTTATCGGCGGAAATGGTGGCAGTGGCAACGCGGTCGCATCCGGCCTGCGGTTCGACGAGGGTTCGATGA
- a CDS encoding HD domain-containing protein produces the protein MAAAVLHDVGYAPHLVDTGFHPLDGARFLRAVGANERLCAIVAHHSGARVEAAIRGLSDELAELADERSPLRDALWYCDMTTGPDGQRLTFDERVAEIERRYEPGSVTRWFLAEGYDELEAAVQRTTRRLVAAGLAIADQPM, from the coding sequence ATGGCTGCGGCGGTCCTGCATGACGTCGGTTATGCGCCACACCTGGTAGACACGGGTTTCCATCCGCTCGACGGCGCGCGGTTCCTTCGGGCAGTCGGCGCAAATGAGCGGTTGTGCGCAATAGTGGCGCATCACTCGGGTGCCAGGGTTGAGGCGGCGATTCGTGGACTTTCGGATGAGTTGGCTGAGCTTGCTGATGAGCGGAGTCCGTTGCGGGATGCTTTGTGGTACTGCGACATGACGACTGGGCCGGATGGGCAGCGGTTGACGTTCGATGAGCGAGTCGCCGAGATCGAACGGCGGTACGAGCCGGGGTCGGTGACGCGGTGGTTCTTAGCTGAGGGCTATGACGAGTTGGAGGCCGCGGTGCAGCGGACGACTCGGCGGCTCGTTGCTGCGGGACTGGCTATTGCTGATCAGCCGATGTAG